The stretch of DNA GGGCTGGCTGATCGTTTCAACCACCGCCTCAACCATCATCCCGGTTTTTACCTTGTTTCCGAGACCGGCATCGACGGATGCTTCGATAAAAGAGCCGCCGCCGCTTTCGATGACCAGAAGGGGCAAGCCGGGACTGGCCATACTGCCGGCATCAATGCGTTTCTCCGTCACTCGTCCGGAGACAGGAGCCGTAACCCGGCCGAAAGACAAATAGGTTCGGGCTTCCCTTGCCATGGCTACTGTCCGCTCATATTCCGATTCCGCAACTTTCTTCTGTGTTTCAATCTGATCCATCTCCTGTCGGGAAAGGGCTTTCTCATCATACATATTTTTATATCGCCGCCAGGTTGTTTCGGCCAGAAGCTTGTTTTGTTTTGCCGACTCGACAGCCATTTCTGCGGCATGCACCCTCTGTAGGGCATCCCGGTTATCAATCATTAAAAGAACCTGCCCGCCCTTGACGGTGTCGCCTTCCCGAACAAGGAGGGAGGTGACAACACCCATCACCCGGCTGGCAATCACGCTCGTGTTGTCGGACCGGACGGTCCCCGTGGCCTCATAAACTTCATCCACGGTGGACAGGGAAACAGGCGTGGCCGTTATGCCGGCCACCTCGCGGCGCTTGACTGCTTCTTTTTCCGGATTGCCTTTGCAGCCCGTTGTCAGGGCGGCAAACAGGAATATTACGGTCAACAGGCAAGATATGATAAATTTGCGATGACGCCATTCTTTCATGGTTGTTTCTCCATCAAGAGGTTTCATTTTTCGAGATTTAGATCCTTTAAAATTGTCCCGCTTTCAAAACTCAGTGTCGCCACCGCCATTTTGTAGTTATTTTCACGCTCCACAAGGCCTGCACGCGCCTGTTCCAGGCTTTCCTGGGCATTGAGAAGTTCGGCCAGAGACGAAAAACCGTTCTCATAGCGCACCTTCAACAGACGCGCGCCTTCTTCGGCCGTTTTCAGAGATTCCAGGGCCAGTGCTGTGTTTTTACGCGCTTCCTCCACATTCATGTAAGCTTCGTAAATTCTATACGAGACGCCTTTTTTCATGGCGGAAACTTGCTCCCTGACCACTGCCGCCAGATGTTTTGCCTTTGTCCGTTCATATTCCCGCTTCGTTCCGTCGAAAAGATCCCATCGCAGAAAAGCCGTCATTTGCCAGCTTTTTCCATCGGACCCAAAGGGCTGGCGATGATCGTTTAGCTGATAGGTTCCTCCCACGCCAATATTGGGGAAATACGCTGCCTCGGCCATTCGAATATTTTGTTCGGCGTTCTCATGACGAAGTTGCATAGCCTGCAAATCACTTCGTGATTCAGCGGCCTTCACATAGACAGAAAGGATATTCAGGGGAAGGTTGGCCGCAGAATCCACCACATCAATTGATTCGGTTGTTGCGAGCAAAAGCCCCAGGCCCCGCTTGGCCAGGCTCACATTTTTATCCACAACATTCATTTTCTGCCGGGCGTCCATTAATGCGGTAGAAGCACGAAGACTGTCGGCATACTGAACGAGGCCGTTTTGATAACGCAAATCAGCCACGCGCTTGTTTTCCCGGGCATCCTTTACTCCCAGTTCAACCGCGCGGGCATACTCTTTGGAACTTCCCAGCATGAGGCAGGCTTTGACAACATGAAAGGCTATTTCTTCACGTTTCCGGAGGAGTTCTTTTTCCTTTGCCCGGGCTTCGGTCCTGGACATGTCCATACCAACATAGGCCTTTTTCACAAACAGGGGTTGTTCAACCGTTAAGGAAGATTGAAAGTCGTTGATGGCATCCGGATGGTTCAGGAGTTCAGGATTGAAGTCCTGCTGCTCGATGCGTTCCTGATTGAGTCTGGACATGAAAGCATAACTTGGATTTGTTGTCCGGAGATAACGTTCTTCGAACGATATTCTGGGCAGCAGATAGCTGCGGGCAATGCCGATATCGCTTTCCCGGGCATGAGCGGCGCTTTGCAGGACTTTTATTTCGTGGTTGTCCTGAAGAGCTGTCTTCACAGCTTCAACAACCGTCATCCGCCGCTCTTCCGTTTGTCCCTGTGCAAGGACAGATGGAATCAAAAGCACAAAATAAAGGAAAAGTCCCGTAATCAGCAGAGACGCCGCCCTCTTCCATCGCTTTAAAAGATAAAACTCATCAAGCATGATTCAATCCTCCGGCAGCAAATTCCTGATACAACGACCGCCGCCATAGCTTTTCCGCTGCCGATTTTCGATATTTTTCTTTGCATTAACTCTTTCGGGCCACGCCCAGTTTCTCGAGAATGTTTTCCATCAGGCACCATTTTGTAAAAGCAGACTGCAGGAGATTGGCTCCAACAAAAGCGGTAACAAAAAACCAGTACCGGTGATGGAAGCAGCCCAATCCGACCGAGATCAAAATGAGCGTACCGGCAATAGCGCGAATCCATTGTTCCATTTTCATGGTTTTGACCCTCCCTGTTCTCATGTCTTTGAGTTCATTTAATCTTTTGCCTTATTATAATAATGATTTTTTCTCTGTCCACTAAAAATGAGTCAGACGCCACGAAGAGCGGTCATCCATCGCGGATGCAAAATATTTTATACTGCCGGTTGCTCGCTCAGCATGAGGTGCAATAAGCATCAAGATGCTTTTTAAAGAGAGACTGTCCGTCCGGTCAAATACAGCAGGAATATCTTATCCTTGCGCGCCAAACTTTGCTCCGGCGCGCAAGGATGAAACAAAGCCCTGTCCGCGCCCGGCGGCAGGCGCCCTCACTCTTC from Deltaproteobacteria bacterium HGW-Deltaproteobacteria-6 encodes:
- a CDS encoding DUF2892 domain-containing protein; this encodes MKMEQWIRAIAGTLILISVGLGCFHHRYWFFVTAFVGANLLQSAFTKWCLMENILEKLGVARKS